The window ATACCAACCATTCCAAACCTGCTGTCAATAATTAAAGGACAGTCAACGTTGTCTCAGTTCTTCTCTGGCACACTTCCGCCTCTCTCCTCTGCTCAACCCAGCAAGCCCAGGCCCATAATCCCTCAGCCTAAAAAGTCCACGGTCCATCCACACACATACTCCACAACTTCTCAATCCAGCAAGATCCCTCCTACACACTCCACTGCTGCCCACTCCACAAGCACACACTCCACTGCCCCTCAGCGTACCAAGCCCATCATGATGCACAACAACTTTTCAGTCTCCCAGAAGATTACACAGTCGACATTTAACTCGAATCCAAATCCATTTCAAAAGCACCAAAAGGAAATACCCTTAACAAAAAAGCCACTGACCCCCAAAAATAGAAAAGGGCACTCTAAAGCAAGCAGCTCTCTAGCACTGCCAACTGGAAGCAGCTCGAAGGACGAAGACACCCTCCAACCTCCGAAGGCAAAGAAGGCCAAGATAACGAATGCCCCTGGTCTACCCATGTCCAGAGTCAGGACCATCATGAAAACACACGTCCAATCTAACCAGAACTCAGTGAATATTGGTCAGGAGTCAGTGGCTGTCATTGCAAGAGcagctgtgagtgtgtgagtgtgtgagctGTATCTGTGTTATATGGTGTTCTCTGTAGGAACTGTTTATTGCTGAGCTAGGGAGACGATCTCAGAAACAAACcaaagaagagaagacagtaACCTACACCCACTTAGGTGAGCCTTGATCTTGTGTTAGCCATATATTCATGTTCTGTACTCCACTACAGCCCAAGCTGTGCAGCAGAGCCAGGACATGCACTTCTTACATGCAGTGGTGCCCAAGAAAGTTCTAGCCAAAGACTATCTCACCCCGTCTTGTAATGGCGGTCATTCTACAGACTAGACTgttaattattgtacacacaTTCTTTGTATTTATCAGTTAGTTGTGTTCGTTTATATATTTAAACAAATTGTTGGTGGTTTTTTGAGCAAATATAATCAGCTTTTGGTTAGTTTACTGTCCAGTCAACTGATATAATATACTGAAGCTCTATCCACACCCTTTTCTTTCATTAACGGTAAAGATCATCCTACATCACCAGTAGCAATATTCTCtatcatgtacatgtcttCAGTCTTGAATACTTTCATTTTAAActgcacaacataattatagtggaacACATGGTAAAGAGGTGAGGGACAAGCAAAATAAAAAgatgatagctagctagagatgttCACTCGTCGTCAGTGTCACTGTTGAGCTGGGCAATGTCACCACTGAGTATGTGTAGGCCACTAGAAGAGCTCCCAGCTCCCTCCATATCAGCCGTGCCCTGTGTCTCATCAGGTACCAAGTCATTCTCAGAGAGGGATGTGTCGTCAGTGGACGAGCATCCTCTTGAAGACTCGCCCCCTCCAGACCCCATGAAGGCCTCCAGCCCTTTCTGCCACGAGGGCTTGGGCCAGATCTTGAGAGGGTTGCCTCCACAGCCAGTCTTCTTCTTGTTACTCGATGTGGGAGAAGCGGAGGACGATCGGGCAGTAGCTAGTGTCTTCCTGGGAGCCTTGGCAGCGACagctgtgtgtgggagggaggcACAGTCAAAACCACCTAGTAGCTAGTCTGATAGCTTACCTTTTCTGGCAGCAGCAGGATTGGCTCTTGTTCTGACCATGGTGATACTCAAGAGAGTCTCTGGAACGTGTTCTTGACAGAATTAAAATAAATGGCAGAAATGTGCGGATAAGCTTCCCGCTAAATTTATTTCCCACCAGTAGGCCCGCACATGCGCAGTATAATAACAAGTTTAACCCGCTATCGAGGTATTTTTATGATAACCTCTTtgatacacaataataataataaataaagaTGGCTGATCCAGTAGCAGAGAAGGCACCATCTTTCCTCACTGGGATACAGTACGAGCACCTGGTGGCGGGGTTGACTGGTGGGGTCACTGCTACACTCATCACTCATCCATTTGACCTCCTCAAACTGAGATTTGCAGGTGAATTGAGAGCCTACCAGTACCAGTGATTGTATTATAGCAAGTATTTTGTGTACCTCAGTACATGATGGTGTTAACAAGACGGGGAGACCCAAGTACAGAGGAGTGCTCCATGCCATCAAGTCTGTCATCAGAGATGATGGTGTATTGGGACTCTATAGGGTATGTGTCTATGagtgcgcacacacacacactgatacaTTGCTATAGGGTATGTGTCTATGagtgcgcacacacacacactgatacaTTGCTATAGGGTATGTGTCTATGagtgcgcacacacacacactgatacaTTGCTATAGGGTATGTGTCTatgagtgcacacacacacacactgatagGGAGCGAATGCTCATGTGTTCGGATCTGGTCTGTCCTGGGGTCTCTATTTCTTCTTGTAAGCCattacacacccacacacacacgcccacatacacacaccctcacaccctcccCCGTTATTGCAGCTACAATGCTCTCAAGTTCCACTTCCAGGCGGGGGATGTCAACCAACAGCTGAGTGCATCTTCCCATCTCCTCTGTGCCTCTCTCTCTGGTCAGTCCATCCTTACACACACTAAACTACAGAATAAACATGTCTTGTTTTTACTTTTTTTAGCAAGTTGTAACATCCTAAAAGTAACTTGCAAAATTGTTTGGTTTTTTAGTTTAGCCTTTTGTCGAAAATTGACCTCAGTAGTATAAATTTTTCACAGCTTCTGTTTTATCTTCCTAATATGTAGTAGCTGCAATGTGTATAATGATACGCTATTATTGTAGCCTAAACTGTaagtgcccccccccccccccttgtaGGTTCTGTCATACTGACAATGACCAATCCGATCTGGGTTGTCAAGACACGACTATGCCTCAAGGACACTGACAGTGTACCAGAGCACATGCGCTACAAGGGACTCAGAGATGGTCTAGTTAACTTGTATCGTTATGAGGGTCTACGAGGTTGTTACAAGGGGTATTTCCCTGGTCTACTGGGCGTGTCTCACGGTGCACTGCAGTTCATGTTCTATGAAGAACTGAAGAAGGCGTActgcaattattataatatactgcTAACTACTAAACTGGTAAGTTGTCTTCAATAGTACTTGTCTTGTCTTACCCTCTCCTTGTTGTACAGGGTACATTGGAGTACCTAAGCATGGCTGCCATGAGTAAGGTGGTGGCTGCCTCCCTCACTTACCCCTTCCTTGTACTGAGGGCTAGACTACAAGACCAGGACCAACGCTACACTAGTACACTCGACACGTTCAAGAGAATACTGAGGTgagtcaaacacacacacaatattacTACTGGTCATGTTCTTCCCTGCTCAGACACGAGGGGGTGAGGGGATTCTACAAGGGACTCTCCCCAAACCTCATTAAGTATGTCAATTACTGTATTAATAATCTGATATGTCTGTGTTCTTATTGACTTTTGCCCTCTGTCTCCCTGCAGGGTGGTCCCAGCTACATGCATCACATTCCTCATCTACGAGAACCTGTCAGCATACCTACTGGGACGATGGAGATAGTGTAGCTaactaactgtgtgtgtgcatgtgatgttCTTATGTCCTACAACTGTATTTATTTCCTTACTGCTTCTCTGTATTAATGAATTGCCATAACAAAAAAAGTATtgtaatcaatggtttggggactctttcagctgccataacttgaattccgtggatccaatttcaacaattttatgattttctgaaagcttggaaagagatctttcaaatggtgtcatcaaagttcatatttgagagattatcaatttggccataccatggataatagcccatggtccaaggccgaaaaatgacaaattatggccccgacaaaattttggatttaaacacatcatttgaaagatctctttctaagctttcagaaaatcataaaaaaattGACATCAGATCAATTTTACTGAAGTTATAGCTTTTCAAATTGTTCAACTAAAATCCCTccatttaatcaatggttcgaggactctttcagctgccataacttgaatgcATCTGTTATCCACTTCTTCTCCGTATTAATGTATTCAATGAATTACcacaatattattttgtttaaTCGTCATGTTGCaaaaagtatatatatatatagggtatATTATAGCAAAACAGACAAAGAGCAAATGACTCAGCAAACATTAAatgtttgtatataattattatacagtgttTAGTATCGCTCCTGTTGTCTTGGTTGCATCTTGTTAAGCTGCACACTGATCTGACGACCTTCAAAGTTGGTATCATCAAACATAGCTGCAGAGAAGAGGAGGAGATAGAACATAGCATATCACATAAGACACAAACCTATCAACCACTAGCTAGTGttcacactataggctctgtaaaCAAACCTATCAACCACTAGCTAGTGttcacactataggctctgtacacttaGTCTACACACTGGAGGTCAATTAGAGAAGGTTTTCTGCTTATTCACTTTTAAAGAAATATACACGTAAAAGGTAGTTGATCACATGATATACTAGAAGATCACATGACTTACAGACAGCATCGAgagcctctgtgtgtgtgttgtaccaGACCAGAGCCAGCCCCGAGGGTCGACCATCTTTGTTCATCTTGATCTCAGCTCGCTTGACTAGACCTGCCTTCCGGAACTCATCCTTGACCGTCTGCCAGTTGGTACCGAATGGCAACTGgaggacacataattatcagcacacacgcacgcacaaggtacagcacacacacacatgcgcacgcgcacgcacacacacgcacacgcacacgcacacgcacacgcacacacaagtacTCTTGGGTACAGTCTACACTATTGTAAGTAGGTTACTATGATTAGTGTAACTGCCTTGCCACAGACTCACATTCTTGACAAACACG of the Halichondria panicea chromosome 2, odHalPani1.1, whole genome shotgun sequence genome contains:
- the LOC135330805 gene encoding PCNA-associated factor-like — protein: MVRTRANPAAARKAVAAKAPRKTLATARSSSASPTSSNKKKTGCGGNPLKIWPKPSWQKGLEAFMGSGGGESSRGCSSTDDTSLSENDLVPDETQGTADMEGAGSSSSGLHILSGDIAQLNSDTDDE
- the LOC135330807 gene encoding solute carrier family 25 member 32-like; protein product: MADPVAEKAPSFLTGIQYEHLVAGLTGGVTATLITHPFDLLKLRFAVHDGVNKTGRPKYRGVLHAIKSVIRDDGVLGLYRGANAHVFGSGLSWGLYFFFYNALKFHFQAGDVNQQLSASSHLLCASLSGSVILTMTNPIWVVKTRLCLKDTDSVPEHMRYKGLRDGLVNLYRYEGLRGCYKGYFPGLLGVSHGALQFMFYEELKKAYCNYYNILLTTKLGTLEYLSMAAMSKVVAASLTYPFLVLRARLQDQDQRYTSTLDTFKRILRHEGVRGFYKGLSPNLIKVVPATCITFLIYENLSAYLLGRWR
- the LOC135330802 gene encoding mucin-2-like — translated: MSASSTPIMVKKQSTEMKLVHTKDNRLTPSKSPSDNRVTKIIKTSPSVPKSVIREPPPKQESDITCAKPIVIPTIPNLLSIIKGQSTLSQFFSGTLPPLSSAQPSKPRPIIPQPKKSTVHPHTYSTTSQSSKIPPTHSTAAHSTSTHSTAPQRTKPIMMHNNFSVSQKITQSTFNSNPNPFQKHQKEIPLTKKPLTPKNRKGHSKASSSLALPTGSSSKDEDTLQPPKAKKAKITNAPGLPMSRVRTIMKTHVQSNQNSVNIGQESVAVIARAAELFIAELGRRSQKQTKEEKTVTYTHLAQAVQQSQDMHFLHAVVPKKVLAKDYLTPSCNGGHSTD